The Halorussus vallis DNA window AGGACATCTGGGACGCCAAGGACGGAACGGGCGACGTCGAGATTCCCCACGAGGAGATCCGCCAGGCGCTCCAGATCATCCACCAAGACCCCGGAAGCGCGCTCAACCCCAACCGCCGCATCGTCAACATCCTCTCGGAGCCACTCCGGCACACCCACCCGAACATCGGCCGGAGCGAGCGCCGCAACCGGATTCACTCGCTGCTCGAACGGGTCGGGATGTCGCCGGCGGGCGACTTCATGGAACGGTACCCCCACCAGCTGTCGGGCGGCGAGAAACAGCGCGTCGCGCTGGCTCGGGCGCTGTTGATGGACCCGAACGCCATCCTGGCCGACGAGGCCATCAGCGCGGTCGACGTCTCGCTGCGCATCGGCATCATGGACCTGATGCTCGAACTCCAGGAGGAGTTCGACACCTCGTTCCTGTTCATCTCCCACGACCTCTCGAACGCGCGGTACTTCGCCGAGCACGGCGACGGCCGCATCGCGGTGATGTACCTGGGCGAGATCGTCGAGATCGGGTCGGCCGAGCGCCTCATCCACGACCCGCGCCACCCCTACACGGAGGTGTTGCGGTGGGCGACGCCGAACCTCGACCTCGACGCCATGGAGGCCGAGGACCCGCCGATCCGCGACATCGACGTGCCGGACCCGGTCGACCCGCCCTCGGGTTGCAAGTTCCACACGCGCTGTCCGGTCGCCCGCAAGGCGTGCAAGAAGGAGGAACCGGCGCTGGCGGACATCGACGGCGGCGACGGGAAGGCGGCGTGCTTCCGCGAGGACCCCGACCACGCCTACTGGGACAGCGAACCCCTCGAAGGCGCGGTCGAAGACCCGGACGTGACCGTCGACAACTGAACGCCCGCCCTCCGTCTTCGCGACCGTCCGCCGACTCGGCGTCGAGCGCCAGCAACAGAACTATTGAGGACGCGGATAGAGGTCGTACCAATGACACGGTACGAACCGGAGTGCGTGGACGGGACCCTGTTCCTCGTCGCCGAGAACGACGCCGACGACCGCGTCGAAATCGGCGCCCTCGACCACGTGGTCGACGCGGTCGGCGGCGACACGTACGTCATCGAGTACGACGACAAACAGCGGATGCAGCCGTGGCTGGAGGCCGACGACGGGAAACTCGACGTCGACGTTCGCGAGACGGTGACGACGCTGCCCCACACCCAGGAGACGGTTTCGGAACTCCGCGAGTACGACATGGACACCGCGAGGTACGGCCTGCCAACGCGGACGTTCAAGTTCGCCGACGCGTTCGTCGACATCCTCGAACGACAGGGCCGCGAGGATTCCTGACGCGGCGGCCCGCGCCGGAGAGGACAACCTTTTTGCGCCCGACTCGAATAGTCGCTCGGTATGGCACAACGCGCAGCGAACGGACCGCTCTACGTTCTCTCGGAGGACTCACAGCGCGTCGCCGGCGACGACGCCCGAACCGCGAACCTCACGGCCGCCAAGGCCGTCGCCGACGCCGTCCGGACGACGTTGGGACCGCTCGGCATGGACAAGATGCTGGTCGACGACGGCGGTAACGTGGTTGTCACGAATGACGGCGTCACGCTGTTGGAGGAGATGGACATCGACCATCCGGCGGCGGAGATGGTCGTCGAAGTCGCCGAAACCCAGGAGGCGGAGGTCGGCGACGGGACGACCTCCGCGGTCGTCCTCGCGGGCGAACTGCTGTCGGTCGCCGAGGACCTCGTCGAGCGCGGCGTCCACCCGTCCAGTATCGTCTCGGGCTACCGCCACGCCGCCGGCGTCGCCGACGACCTGCTGGCGGAACTGGCGACGACCGTCGACGCCGACGACACGGAGACGCTCGAACGTATCGCCGGGACGGCGATGACGGGGAAGGGAGCCGAGAACGCGCGGGAGCACCTCGCGGGACTCGTCGTCGAGGCGGTCCGCGCGGGCGTCCGCGAGGACGGGAGCGTCGACCGCGACGCCGTCAGCGTCGCGTCGTTCCCCGGCGGCGCGCTGGCGGACTCGCGGTTCGTCCACGGGGCCATGGTCGACAAGAGTCCGCCCCGCGACGACATGCCGCGCTCGCTCCGCGACGCCACGGTGCTCGTCTACGAAGGGGACATCGAGGTGTCGGAACTGAACGCCGACGCGAACGCCACCGTCAGCGACTTCGACGAGGTCACTGCGCTGGTCGAGCGCGAACGAGGTGAACTCCGCGACGCCGTCGACCGCATCGTCGACGCCGGGGCCGACGTGGTACTCACCGAGGGCGGCATCGACGACCGCGCACAGGGGCTGTTGGCGAACGAGGGTATCCTCGCCCTGCGTCGCGTCGACGACGAGGACCGTCGTCGGGTCGTAGCCGCGACGGGCGCGACGCCGGTCGGCGACCTGCAGAACCTCTCGCCGGAGGACCTCGGTGCGGCCGGACGCGTCGAGCAGGAGCAGATACGGCAGTTCGGCTACACTGCGAAGGCCGAACCCGAACGGACCATCGTCTTCGACGACGTCGCCGCCGGAGAGTCGGGGACGATACTGCTCCGCGGCGGCACCGAACACGTCTTGGAGGAAGTCGAGCGGGCCGTCGAGGACAGCATCGGCGTCGTCGTCGCCGCTCTGGAGGACGGCACGGTGCTGCCCGGTGCGGGGGCTCCCGAGATGGAACTGTCGCTCGCCCTACGCGAGGAGGCCGACTCGCTCGACGGTCGCGAACAACTGGCCGTCGAGGCGTTCGCCGACGCGGTGGAGGTCGGACCGCGGACGCTCGCCGAGAACGCGGGCGGGGACCCCGTCGACGCGCTGGTCGAACTCAAAGCGGCCCACGACCGTGGAGAGCGCGCCGCCGGTCTGAGCGAGGAGGCCGGCGAGACGGTCGACGCGCTCGACGCCGGCGTCGTCGAACCGCTGCGCGTGAAGCGGACGGCCGTCGGGTCCGCTACCGAGGCGGCCACGATGATACTCCGTATCGACGACATCGTCACCGCCGACGACCTCTCGACCGGCGGGAACTGAACGAACGGCCGACGGTCGCTCGTGGGCGACCGGAGGTCGTTCATCGGCTTTGCGACCGCTCGACCGGCGGCCTGCTGTCGGCGGGGTTCGCTTGGCGGACCAAGCATGCTGACGCTTCACTTCCATAAACGCAGATTTTCCGAAAAGTCGCCCCGCGGTGGTCCTCGGTTTGGTCGTCGTCTCCCCGGTGCACAGCCGGTTTTCGTCCGAACACCGCAGAATAGTAACGGAAAGCATTAATAGGCACGGATAGATGATTATAGACCAGAGTATGGGATACTATTCCCAACGCATCAGCCAGGCAGCGATAACGCTGGTAGCTGGGGCGTTCGTCACGTTTTCGGTGTATCGTTTGATGCCGGGTGGACCGCTGGAGGCGATTCGGCGACAGTTAGTCCGACAGATGGTCCGCCGGACCGGTAGCGTCGATCGCGAACTCATCGCTCAACGGACGCAGATGCTTACGGGGATCAATCCGGACACCCCCATCCCGATCGCGTTCTACGAGTACACCCGTGACATCGTCCTGTACCAGGACTTCGGACAGTCGATCGCGTACAACCAGCCCGTGTTCGACGTTCTGTTCCAGGCGATGCCGTGGTCGATCTTCCTCAGTTCGTACGGGCTCATCATCGGCTACACGGCGACTATCGTCATCGGGGCCGTTATGGCGTGGTACGAGGGGTCGAAGGTCGACTTCGGCCTGACGGGTTTCGTCCTGACGATGAACTCGATTCCCTACTACGTGGTCGCCATCGTCATGCTCGTCGTGTTGGGCTTTCAGTATCACATCTTCCCGACGGGAGGTCGATACGCCGGCCACGTCGTCCCGGGGTTCAACGTGCCGTTCATGATCAGCGTCGCGCGCCACGCCGCGATGCCGATCATCTCGACGGCCGTCGTCGGGTTCGCCGCCGGGTCGCTCCAGTTGCGCGGCAACGCAATCAGGGTCATCGGGTCGGACTTCATCCGGTCGGCGGAGATCCGCGGAATCGGCACGAACCGGATTCTCACCCGGTATCTCACCCGAAACGCGATCTTGCCGACCTACACATCGATGATGGTGGGAATCTCCACCCTCTTCAGTTCCTCCGTCATCGTCGAACGGATATTCCAGTACGTCGGGGTCGGCTGGTACATGTTCGAGGCGCTTCAGCTCCAGGACTATCCGCTGATGATGGGCTCGTTCCTGTTCTTCGCGACCATCACCACCCTCGCGATTCTGTTCGCCGACCTGACCTACGGGCTGATCGACCCCCGCGCCGGGACCGGTGCGAGCAGGGAGAACTTCTGACATGAGAGACGACGATACAGACTATCGGGGCGACGGCGGCACGGCGGAGGAACGGATCTTTGGAACCGGCGAGCAGAGGAAAGCGACGAGGACCCCGATCCGGGAGAAGGCGAACCGAACCTTCGACGTGTACGTCCGTTCGCCGCTTCGAATAGCGTGGGAGGACTGGCGAACCCGAATCGGCGGGCTCCTGCTCCTGTTCTACATCCTGCTGGGG harbors:
- the thsA gene encoding thermosome subunit alpha, with amino-acid sequence MAQRAANGPLYVLSEDSQRVAGDDARTANLTAAKAVADAVRTTLGPLGMDKMLVDDGGNVVVTNDGVTLLEEMDIDHPAAEMVVEVAETQEAEVGDGTTSAVVLAGELLSVAEDLVERGVHPSSIVSGYRHAAGVADDLLAELATTVDADDTETLERIAGTAMTGKGAENAREHLAGLVVEAVRAGVREDGSVDRDAVSVASFPGGALADSRFVHGAMVDKSPPRDDMPRSLRDATVLVYEGDIEVSELNADANATVSDFDEVTALVERERGELRDAVDRIVDAGADVVLTEGGIDDRAQGLLANEGILALRRVDDEDRRRVVAATGATPVGDLQNLSPEDLGAAGRVEQEQIRQFGYTAKAEPERTIVFDDVAAGESGTILLRGGTEHVLEEVERAVEDSIGVVVAALEDGTVLPGAGAPEMELSLALREEADSLDGREQLAVEAFADAVEVGPRTLAENAGGDPVDALVELKAAHDRGERAAGLSEEAGETVDALDAGVVEPLRVKRTAVGSATEAATMILRIDDIVTADDLSTGGN
- a CDS encoding ABC transporter permease, which codes for MGYYSQRISQAAITLVAGAFVTFSVYRLMPGGPLEAIRRQLVRQMVRRTGSVDRELIAQRTQMLTGINPDTPIPIAFYEYTRDIVLYQDFGQSIAYNQPVFDVLFQAMPWSIFLSSYGLIIGYTATIVIGAVMAWYEGSKVDFGLTGFVLTMNSIPYYVVAIVMLVVLGFQYHIFPTGGRYAGHVVPGFNVPFMISVARHAAMPIISTAVVGFAAGSLQLRGNAIRVIGSDFIRSAEIRGIGTNRILTRYLTRNAILPTYTSMMVGISTLFSSSVIVERIFQYVGVGWYMFEALQLQDYPLMMGSFLFFATITTLAILFADLTYGLIDPRAGTGASRENF